A single genomic interval of Monodelphis domestica isolate mMonDom1 chromosome X, mMonDom1.pri, whole genome shotgun sequence harbors:
- the LOC103105282 gene encoding tyrosine-protein phosphatase non-receptor type 18, translating into MAAMYASVQKRGHPPGPSGAACDPAEAELEGAVYSTVKPRALRGGIGTPTEYTSVALPSSAALESPECSSPGSGRPLLSPVFAPSTARKASNPSRNCPGPGAYEDVADIAIPGLSPSGLQLSSSLGFNIRIGKPKGPRDPPAEWTRM; encoded by the exons ATGGCTGCAATGTATGCTTCGGTGCAGAAGAGAGGTCACCCTCCAGGACCCTCTGGAGCAGCTTGTGACCCTGCAGAGGCAGAGCTTGAGGGGGCAGTGTATAGTACTGTAAAGCCTAGAGCCCTTCGTGGGGGCATTGGGACCCCCACAGAATACACTTCCGTAGCCTTACCCAGTTCTGCAGCCTTGGAAAGCCCTGAGTGCTCCTCGCCGGGTTCCGGGAGGCCCTTGCTGTCTCCG GTTTTTGCCCCCAGCACTGCAAGGAAAG CTAGCAACCCCTCCAGGAACTGCCCTGGGCCTGGGGCCTATGAGGATGTGGCAGACATTGCAATTCCAGGTCTGAGCCCCAGTGGCCTCCAGCTCAGCAGCAGCCTTG GCTTCAACATTCGAATTGGGAAACCGAAAGGTCCCCGGGATCCTCCAGCTGAATGGACCCGAATGTAG
- the IMP4 gene encoding U3 small nucleolar ribonucleoprotein protein IMP4 encodes MLRREARLRREYLYRKAQEQKQHLLEDKKQRLKRALEENQPIPTELRREALTLQRALEFDDAGGEGVLSHQDDEYRWAGVEDPRIMITTSRDPSSRLKMFAKELKLIFPGAQKMNRGRHEMGALVQACKANGVTDLLMVHEHRGTPVGLIVSHLPFGPTAYFTLCNVVMRHDVPDLGTASEAFPHLIFHGFSSRLGQRVSNILRYLFPVPKDDSHRVITFANKDDYISFRHHVYRKSDHRTVELTEVGPRFEMKLYMIRLGTLEHEATADVEWRWHPYTHTARKRTFLSV; translated from the exons ATG CTGCGTCGAGAGGCCCGCCTGCGGCGCGAGTACTTGTACCGCAAGGCCCAGGAGCAGAAGCAGCACCTTCTGGAGGACAAGAAGCAGAGGCTCAAGAGGGCCCTCGAAG aGAACCAGCCCATACCGACGGAGCTCCGAAGGGAAGCTCTGACCCTTCAACGGGCTTTGGAGTTCGATGACGCTGGAGGCGAAG GTGTCTTGAGCCACCAGGATGATGAATACCGATGGGCAGGTGTAGAAGATCCCAGAATCATGATTACCACATCTCGAGACCCTAGCTCTCGCCTCAAGATGTTTGCCAAG GAACTGAAGTTGATATTCCCTGGAGCTCAGAAGATGAACCGGGGGCGACATGAGATGGGTGCTCTGGTCCAGGCTTGTAAAGCCAATGGGGTCACAGATCTGCTGATGGTGCACGAGCACCGAGGAACTCCAG TTGGCCTCATCGTGAGCCACCTACCCTTTGGGCCTACTGCATATTTCACACTGTGTAACGTGGTGATGAGGCATGATGTTCCTGATCTGGGCACGGCCTCAGAGGCCTTTCCCCACCTCATCTTTCATGGTTTCTCCTCCCGCCTTGGACAGAGA GTCTCAAATATCCTCCGATACCTCTTTCCTGTACCCAAGGACGATAGTCACCGAGTCATCACCTTTGCCAACAAGGATGACTATATTTCTTTTAG GCATCATGTGTACCGGAAGTCAGATCATAGGACAGTGGAGCTGACAGAAGTGGGGCCGAGATTTGAGATGAAAT TGTACATGATCCGCCTGGGCACATTGGAGCATGAAGCCACAGCAGATGTAGAATGGCGTTGGCACCCGTATACCCATACAGCCCGCAAGAGGACCTTTCTTAGTGTCTAG
- the CCDC115 gene encoding coiled-coil domain-containing protein 115, whose translation MGRSRQRRAKRPGRAEAPRGHGGPASGAAALGALPTLNAELDALLLQLLLDLEHLEGKRAALNARVEEGWLSLSKSRYAMGVKAVGPLQYGSSMAALFRVGISEPEPGRPEFQVMFTDPKEAQGLMEPKAEVPFPPVRRRRTQPQPTCPEPAPLALPKRDPLTWFGILVPQSLRQAQGSFRAALLMAGEVAGLQSRIEWGRGQIQILLQEKRKLLDQLKVA comes from the exons ATGGGGCGGAGTAGGCAGAGAAGAGCCAAGCGTCCCGGCCGCGCCGAGGCTCCCCGGGGTCACGGCGGGCCGGCCTCGGGGGCCGCTGCACTCGGGGCCTTACCAACCCTCAACGCCGAGCTCGATGCGCTCCTTCTGCAGCTGCTTCTGGACCTCGAGCACCTGGAAGGAAAGCGGGCGGCCTTGAACGCCCGAGTAGAAGAG GGCTGGCTCTCCCTGTCCAAGAGTCGCTACGCCATGGGCGTCAAGGCCGTGGGCCCCCTCCAGTACGGCTCCTCTATGGCTGCTCTCTTTCGGGTCGGCATCAG tgAGCCCGAGCCCGGGCGGCCCGAGTTTCAGGTGATGTTCACGGACCCCAAGGAGGCCCAAGGGCTGATGGAGCCTAAGGCCGAGGTTCCCTTTCCTCCCGTGCGTCGACGTCGGACCCAGCCCCAGCCGACTTGTCCGGAGCCCGCCCCCTTGGCACTCCCTAAGCGTGATCCCCTGACTTGGTTTGGGATCTTGGTGCCCCAGAGTCTGCGGCAGGCCCAAGGAAGCTTCCGGGCAG CTCTGCTGATGGCTGGAGAGGTTGCCGGGCTCCAGAGCCGGATCGAGTGGGGAAgaggccagattcaaatcctCCTACAGGAGAAACGGAAGCTGCTCGATCAGCTGAAGGTGGCTTGA